One Physeter macrocephalus isolate SW-GA chromosome 7, ASM283717v5, whole genome shotgun sequence genomic window, ATATTAACCCAAACTCTGTAAATATAACCTGTCAAAGGAATCAATCAATAGTTCAAATGACAGAGCACTCAAAGAATATTCCTAAAATTAAAGGCCTTTTCGTATATGTGTTACAAATCTACTGTGGAAGTGTGACCCACCTCATCTGTTAACACTGTATCTCCTTTTTCTAGCTGGCTACACAGAAGGACCCACAGCATTGAGGTTCTCACATCCTTGCCTGGAAGACCACCATAGTTACTGCATCAATGGTGTTTGTGCATTCCACCATGAGCTGGAGAAAGCCATCTGCAGGTAATCGCAAAGAACTTCCCAAGCCCTAGAGATGGGAGAAGGAGAATGTATGCCTCCTTTCACATGGTGTTTCACATAGTACATTTCCACACACCTCCATCTTATCTAGTAAAAAAAGTACATGATCTGAACGTGACTCACCAATTCTCTTTGTATTTGAATATTGAAGGAGTCTTTTTCTAATCTACCCAGTTCTCATTACTCAAAAATATGGTTCCTAGATTAGCAGCATCTGTAtaacctgggagcttgttaaaaatgaagaagcTCACACCGTACCTCAAAACTACTGAATCCAAATCAACTTTTAACAACATGCAAAGATGTTTCCAAGTTTTTATGGATAGATTATAGGATAAAATGAAACAGACTATGGCAAAAACACCACAGGAATATAAAGTTCTAGATCAACTGAGATACCATTTTTATGATCGATTTGCTCAGCATCCTCCTACGAAAGAGTAGGTTAACAATTTTCTAGATCAACTCATGCAAGGGTCCTACCTTTCCCTCCTACCAATGAGGGAAGTTGCATTAATATGGGGTCTTAATCAAATGATTATTGTAAAATACATGGCTTCTTCAATACATTTAATAGATTGGCTTTCATTTGGTATTGGCCTCTTtaatttaaatcactttttattaaatttttttcattcttcaaaatttgtcatttgtgtttctatcatgagttttaaaattatacattcttttctttttttaaaggtgttttaCTGGTTATACTGGAGAAAGGTGTGAGCACTTGACCTTAACATCATATGCTGTGGATTCTTATGAAAAATACATTGCAATTGGGATTGGCGTTGGATTATTATTAAGtggttttcttgttattttttactGCTACATAAGAAAGAggtatgaagaaaaacaaattatgaaGTCACTAGATACTCATTCATTTGAGAAATATTCACTGAGCCCCtacaatgtaccaggcactgacatatataattttttagttaaaatatgaCTGTAAATCTGGCAAGTTTCTGCATATTTGTTTTGATGCCTTTTCTCATAAACCCAGACAAGAGGTAAAAATTTACCCACAGTTGCAATAGGATAGTTCCAATTTACAGTTTCCCTTCATCCCCAACTCTGTCTGCCTACATCAAAGTTATAAATGTGTAGTACAGTCGGCCCACAAGGgtaaatattaatgtgttttgTGCACAATTATATGAAGTGTCGAATACCATGTCTGGCACACCATAgacgctcagtaaatatttgttgaatggacaAATCAAAACATgagtattaaatgaatgaaaatgtgtgATAAATGTGGGCCAGTTTCTTCCCAGACATTAGTTGAGGGTATATTCAGGACATACTGTCTACTGCTAAAAGCTAAATAAGATAAATTTGATCCACTAAGTATAAATTACTCATGCATTAATTATTAATCATTATTTCTGGCTTTTCCACACTggtaatttttcctttaatcCATGTATAGggaaaagtcaagaaataatGTGATATACGTTAAAGAAAAGGTATAAATACATTTCCCTTGCTGTACTCTATTAACTaagttgtcatttttaaaatgatcaaaaattactgtaaaacatttaaaaaaattgtttgcttAATAATTTATCTGAGAGAATAAAATCTGTTATATCAATTGTGGATCAATTGATATAAAATCTGTTATATCAGTTGCCTAAGagaccaagaaagaaaataaaaaaggaagtaagaCCTTTTAATATTAACAAGACAGCTGTCTGGGATCAGGCTCCCTAGAAGCTGAATCTAAGATAGAGATTCCTGACTGAGTGATGGCTGGTCAAGGGAATGCTCAAAGGTGAAATTTGTAATGAAGTAGGAAAGCTAGAACAGAGGAAGAAGGTAAGTAAGTAAAGATGTAGTTTAGCTGAAGTCTATCCTCAACCTGATTCCAAAGGGAGACCTAGAACATGACTGGCATCGCTGACCCATCCCAAGAAGGTGAGGGATCTTGGCTGTAGTACCCAGCATCATCAGGCATGGGTGTCAGAGTGCTCCTGGCAGGGTAAGGGGCAGGGGCTTGGAATCTCCTAGGAATCTTCAGGCAAAGTCCTCTCTTGGCTGAGGACAATCTTCTAGAGAAGGATGGTGCTGTGAGCCTTATTAACACCCACAACTGCTGGGGGATGGGTATACCAGTGGGTAAAGAGGATATGGGTGGGATACCAAGAGCAATTGCTACACCAGAGCATTTATATAATCCTCAATAAGCTATACAAACAGCAGTCAAATTCATATGAAAACCAATACTCTGTTTTAGGTGTCTAAAATTGAAATCACCTTACAACGTCTGTTCCGGAGGAAGACCACTATGAGGCCTTTGTAAGAAATTTTCATGAGTCGTTGGTGAAAATCAGTGGGCCCAAAACTGAAATTTTCAAGTGAAACAACAAAACTTCATAAGCTGACTAGAAAGTTGGGATCATGATGAAACAAGATAATAAATTTCAACATTGGTCCTTAGACTTTGCCATTTTTAAAGTGCCATGGGTACACTGAACAAGGTACAGTGACAGAAGTCAAGTTCACAGTTCTACTCTGGGTTTGTTGCTGTTGTGTGATTATTGTTCTCACTGCGGAGAGACTGAGTTTTATGCTTCTGACTATGTCAGATGTGAATTTTCATGGGAATAATTATCAACCTTGCAGCCAGCCAAGCTTGGATTCTTCACTATGCTTGCTACCAGGATTCTGGACCACTGCTCTACGGACCAAATCCCAAACATGATGCTTTCATGGTGTCTAAAAGAATGTGATGTCAGCTATTCAGATGAGATTAGTATTATGGCACCTCCAATGAACCAAACTTATGATTGAAGtctaagctagagaaaagaaatggaatgtCCAAGGCAAACATAATGATACCCAACTTGTGACAACACTGTGAAATATGGAATAAGCTACAGAGTTTCTGATGACTGAAAGCTATGTGGATATTGAGCCCTGAGGAGGCAAAACGTTTTTGTTTCTGCATGGATTATAAAATTTTGTGTTGGACTCACTGGTCCCTGAATGCTTATGTTCATCCTTTCTCCTATCGTTAGTGGAATTACCTGGCAATTATCTACTTGGactgaaattctaaaattctactAACAAATAAAATTCTACAATTGGCTCTGAAATAGAAACTGAAGAACTTGACATAAGAATTTTTCACCAGCCAACAGCGGGTGGAAATTCTCTTTACCATTTCTGGGTACCGGAGAGAAGATTTgcacagagggagagaaaacagaatattGGTAGAAATAACGATTTGAGAATTAGGGTCCTTCCtctctaatcatttttttttttttttttttttttttggtacgcgggcctctcaccgccatgGCCtcctccgttgcggagcacaggctccggacgcgcaggctcagcggccatggctcacgggcccagccgctccgcagcatgtgggatcctcccggaccggggcatgaacccgcgtcccctgcatcggcaggcggactcccaaccaccgcgccaccagggaagccctaatcataTTTCTTCCACCTAATTCAAACAGTCTTGTTCAGGTCCCTTAATTTCTTTGGGCTTTGATCAGTTTCTACAAGGtccttctagctctaaaattTGATTGtgacagaagagagaaaattttccACCTCTCAACTCCATCTCTGTCCCTGACCTCACCTCTCACCCCACTGGATATCATCTTaggtgtatattttattatttggtttgtaaaataataatttaagaatttgtttttaaaggaagtaaaacatgaaattaaaaataatatctaccatttttcttttagattcaaTCTAAGACTATGgactttttttctattgtggtatagataagcaaaataattttgatcATGAGATGGGTTAAAAAAAGATCAAACATGAATATTCTTACAATGGTAGCCTAGTAGCAAGCCTTTCTCTTATGTCAAGTTGTGACTTTTCATTCACTTCTAAACAAAACTACATTCTGCTTTCCTTTGAATAGAAGGCATTTCACTTGCTTTGTTTTCCCTTCAGAAGGAATTTAATGCAGATGAATTGCATGTCAGCACTTTCTGCATGACCTCACAAAGTATGCAGAGGTTACATCATACCAAGGAGTGGGGAGATGAAGTTTCCTCCCAGTGACTCCAGTGACCGCACCTAGAGAGCTAGGCTTTTCCTGAGCATTTCAAAAAGGGGTTAAAAAGCTGAGTAGAGTCCAGGAAGAAGCACTAAAGCTTAATTAAGGACTGCTtcctaaagaaaagaagaggaagtaagGGTAGAGTCTGGGGAGGTGATAAcctaaaaagttataaatatttgctgtctacaaatatttctaaaatgtaaacataataGAATTGATATTAATCAACAAATTAAAATTCCCAGAATGCCAAACCAAAAagtaaaccaaaacaaaaccaatagaaattcaatttttttcaccTGTGGAAGAGTATACATTAACATTATAAAATCCACCCAGTGAGACTACATAtatggaaatttatttatttatctatttatttttataaatttatttatttatttatttttggctgcgttgggtcttcgtcgctgcccatgggctttctctatttgcagcgagcaggggctactcttcattgtggtgcacgggcttctcattgcagtggcttctcttgttgcggagcacaggctctaggcgtgcaggcttcagtggttgtggcacatgggctcagtagttgtggctcatgggctctagagcgcaggctcagtagttgtggctcgggggcttagttgctccacagcatgtggggatcttcccaggccagggctcgaaccagtgtcccctccattggcaggcggattcttaaccactgcgccaccagggaagtccctacgtaTATGGAAATTTAGAGTGTAGTTCATGAGAAGCCATCTGTTTATGGTCCGTCATACAAAAGAATCTTGTGATAAACTCCTAGAGTTTATTTTCCGGGAAGGAATCCCTGGCATTCCTATGgcaatatttacatatgtaaGCAGGCCTTAAGTAGGAAAATGCATAAGTATAAGATGTTctgcaaatttttcattttctattttttcctatatGCAATAAGACCCTGAAAAAAGCCTACCAGTGAAGCCCTGGCATCAGAACTACATTTTCAGCTATTAGGTGAGGTGGGTCA contains:
- the EPGN gene encoding epigen, giving the protein MAFGVSISVYILFNAVTALTEEAARTVTPPITTQQSNWTVNKTEAGYTEGPTALRFSHPCLEDHHSYCINGVCAFHHELEKAICRCFTGYTGERCEHLTLTSYAVDSYEKYIAIGIGVGLLLSGFLVIFYCYIRKRCLKLKSPYNVCSGGRPL